The following nucleotide sequence is from Kineobactrum salinum.
GACTAAACAAGGCATAGCAATTATTTGGATTTCGAATACTTTTAGGCAGGGGCAACCATGGATCGTTTCATCACGAAACGGTGTCCATGCCGATTTGTCGCGGAATCGAGAAGAACATACGATTTCCTTATCTCAGTCCCGATGGCGATGGTTACCCCAGATCCACTACAAAGGGTGCGTCGGTGCTCGCTTCGATTTGTTCCAAGGTATAACCTGGCATCAGTTTTACCAGACTCATGCCCTGCCCAGTAAACCGAAACACCGCCCGGTCTGTAATCAATACATCCACCACCCCTTTGGCGGTCACCGGTAAATCGCATTTCTGTACTACTTTGGATTGGCCACTGCGGTCGCAATGCTGCATGGTGACAATCAACTTGCCAGCGCCGCAGGCCAGGTCCATCGCCCCACCCACGCCCAACAGCGGCTTTCCCGGCACCGCCCAATTAGCCAGGTTGCCGGCGGCATCCACCTGCAGCCCCCCATAATGGCGACATCCACATGGCCGCCACGGATCATGGCAAAGGAGATAGTGCTGTCAAAGTAGCTGGCGCCAGGTAAGGCAGTCACAGGGATCTTGCCGGCATTGACCGGATAATCCATCGCTCCACCGGACTCCGGTTCAGGCCCCACCCCCAGCATGCCGTTTTCGGTGTGCATGATGATGCCGTCTTCCGGCCCGATTAGATCGGCCACCAGGGTAGGGATACCAATACCCAGGTTTACCACATCGCCGCGCTTGAGCTCCGCAAGGGCCGCTTTGGCCATGTTCATACGGCTGTTATCCACCTTTTTCAGGCTGGAGGATACCGAGGCGGAGGAGCCCAGGTCTTCTTCAGAAATATTGGCCTGCACCAGGTAATCGACAAAGCAGCAGGGAGTATGAATGGCATTGGCCTCCAGCTCGCCCAGAGGAACGATCTCTTCCACTTCGGCGATCACCAGTTTGGATGCCATTGCGGCCGCGACATTGAAATTACTTTCGGTCATACGGTATTGCAGGTTGCCGGCGGTATCGGCTTTCCATGCACGAATAAAGGAGACATCCCCCTTAATCGGCGGAATAAAGACCATTTCTTTACCCTCAAGGATGCGTACCTCTCTTCCTTCGGCCAAAGACGTGCCCGCCGATGAAGGGGTAAAGAACCCTCCCAGTCCCGCCCCACCGGCCCGCATGGCTTCGCCCAGCGTGCCTTGTGGTAGTAATTCAACCTCGATATCACCAGCTTGGGCTGCGGTAACGGCTTCAGGGTTACTGGTGAAGTAGGACCCAATCGCTTTTTTGAGCTGGCCATTGCGCAGTAGACGGCCGCCCCCCAAGCCGGGCTCACCGACGTTATTGCCAACATAGGTCAGCTCATCAACATCGGTCTCGGCCAAGGCATGCAGCAAGTGGACGGCGTTACCAGTCATACCAAAACCGCCACAAAGTAATACATCGCCTGATTTTACTTTTTGCGCCGCCGCTTGCAGCGTTATTTGTTGAGCTTGTTTCATATTTTCCGTGCAGCCTCAGAGATTCCGGGGCTACCAAATCCACCCCGGTATTCTGCTTTATTAATACCGGGGGTATGGTGATCAGCCTCGCTGCGACCAACCGCCGTCAACCGCGAGAATCTGACCCGTTGTCCACTTGGATGACGGGTCAGCAAACCCTATAATCCAAGGCACGATATCCTCTGTTACGCCACGCCTTCCAAGCGGAACCTGGCCTGCTTCAGCTTGCTCAACGGATGCGGCCATCTCGGCATCGAGTCCCATCATTCCCGTTAATGCGCCAGTTTTAATCGGTCCGGGTGCAACACCATTAACACGAATACCGTGGGGGGCGAGCTCAATAGCCCATGACCGGGTCAGATACTCAAGAGCCGCCTTTGTGGCCCCATAATGGGCGATAACCGGACCGGCATTGCGCGTCACCGCCGTGCTAATATTTACCACTGTGCCTTTGCTGTCCTTCAAGGCGGGTAACGCCGCTTTCAACAGCAGCGAAGGACCTATGATATTGGTCGCACAGAGTCCCTGAATAAAATCAACATCATACATTTCGACTGGTCGCAAACCGCCCGCGCCGGCATTATTGATTAGCGTATCCAGCCGGCCATGCGCCTGTAGAACAGTTGCCGCGACTTCCTCTGCACCGGCGGCATCGCTGCTATCCG
It contains:
- a CDS encoding SDR family NAD(P)-dependent oxidoreductase; protein product: MISSNQEDWNEKVAIVTGGSSGIGRATALLLARMGVKVAITGRGETTLMEVAALHENLFPIVADSSDAAGAEEVAATVLQAHGRLDTLINNAGAGGLRPVEMYDVDFIQGLCATNIIGPSLLLKAALPALKDSKGTVVNISTAVTRNAGPVIAHYGATKAALEYLTRSWAIELAPHGIRVNGVAPGPIKTGALTGMMGLDAEMAASVEQAEAGQVPLGRRGVTEDIVPWIIGFADPSSKWTTGQILAVDGGWSQRG